Proteins from a single region of Verrucosispora sp. NA02020:
- a CDS encoding Crp/Fnr family transcriptional regulator, protein MDEVLARSGIFQGVDPEAAEALAKEMETIEVRKGEVVFNEGEPGDSLYILLSGKIKVGRRAADGRQNLIAVMGPSDMVGELSLFDPGPRTATATAVTDSRLARLRKQALRPWLNNRPEIAEQLLRVLARRLRRTNDALADLIFTDVPGRVAKNLLQMAGRFGTRDGGVLRVTHDLTQEEIAQLVGASRETVNKALADFASRGWLRLDGKSIIILDPERLARRARV, encoded by the coding sequence ATGGACGAGGTACTGGCCCGCAGCGGGATCTTCCAGGGAGTCGACCCGGAGGCTGCCGAGGCGCTCGCCAAGGAGATGGAGACGATCGAGGTCCGCAAGGGCGAGGTCGTGTTCAACGAGGGCGAGCCCGGCGACAGTCTCTACATCCTGCTGTCCGGCAAGATCAAGGTGGGTCGCCGAGCGGCGGACGGCCGGCAGAACCTGATCGCGGTGATGGGGCCGTCGGACATGGTCGGCGAGCTGTCGCTCTTCGACCCGGGTCCGCGTACGGCGACCGCCACCGCGGTGACCGACAGCCGCCTGGCCCGACTGCGCAAGCAGGCGCTGCGTCCGTGGCTGAACAACCGGCCGGAGATCGCCGAGCAGCTGCTGCGCGTGCTCGCCCGCCGGCTGCGCCGGACCAACGACGCCCTCGCCGACCTGATCTTCACCGACGTACCCGGCCGGGTCGCCAAGAACCTGCTCCAGATGGCGGGCCGCTTCGGCACCCGGGACGGTGGCGTGCTGCGGGTGACGCACGACCTGACCCAGGAGGAGATCGCCCAGCTCGTCGGCGCCTCCCGCGAGACGGTCAACAAGGCGTTGGCCGACTTCGCCTCGCGGGGCTGGCTCCGGTTGGACGGCAAGAGCATCATCATCCTCGACCCGGAGCGCCTGGCACGCCGCGCCCGGGTCTGA
- the nth gene encoding endonuclease III: MTRSATETDLGRTRRARRIGRVLTETHPDAHCELNHGNALELAVATILSAQCTDKKVNEVTPKLFARYPSASDYAGANRDEMEELIRPTGFYRNKTSSLIHLGQALVERYDGQVPGRLADLVTLPGIGRKTANVILGNAFDVPGITVDTHFQRLVQRWRLTAETDPVKIEHAIGAMYPKRDWTMLSHRIIFHGRRVCHARKPACGACTLAKLCPSYGTGPTEAAAAAKLLKGPRARDLAVAAGVDPDLVPVQAVRAEAP, translated from the coding sequence GTGACCAGAAGCGCCACCGAGACCGACCTCGGTCGTACGCGTCGGGCGCGGCGGATCGGCCGCGTGCTGACCGAGACACATCCCGACGCCCACTGTGAGCTGAACCACGGCAACGCGCTGGAGTTGGCCGTCGCCACCATCCTCTCGGCCCAGTGCACCGACAAGAAGGTCAACGAGGTCACGCCGAAGCTCTTCGCCCGGTATCCGAGCGCCTCCGACTACGCCGGGGCGAACCGGGACGAGATGGAGGAGCTGATCCGGCCGACCGGCTTCTACCGCAACAAGACCAGCTCGCTGATCCACCTCGGTCAGGCCCTCGTCGAGCGGTACGACGGCCAGGTCCCGGGGCGGTTGGCCGACCTGGTGACCCTGCCCGGGATCGGCCGCAAGACCGCCAACGTCATCCTCGGCAACGCCTTCGACGTGCCCGGCATCACCGTCGACACGCACTTCCAGCGGTTGGTCCAGCGCTGGCGACTGACCGCCGAGACCGACCCGGTCAAGATCGAGCACGCCATCGGGGCGATGTATCCCAAGCGCGACTGGACCATGCTGTCGCACCGGATCATCTTCCACGGCCGACGGGTCTGCCATGCCCGCAAGCCCGCCTGCGGCGCGTGCACGCTGGCGAAGCTCTGCCCGTCGTACGGCACCGGCCCGACCGAGGCAGCCGCCGCCGCGAAGCTGCTCAAGGGCCCCCGGGCCCGTGACCTGGCCGTCGCCGCCGGAGTCGACCCCGACCTGGTGCCGGTGCAGGCGGTCCGGGCGGAGGCGCCGTGA
- a CDS encoding TlpA disulfide reductase family protein, whose product MIRRLALMSLPLLLLGTVACTPETDRPAATGADTSTSRPSPFEECTSLVAEPGAVDTGTPQGDRLPELTLTCFTGGTPVALRDIPGPAVINIWASWCPPCRKELPAFQRLSEQTEGRLRVVGVNTQDSRSAAQSVGEDFGVRFPMLFDQGKAFQRALERTAFPMTVFVGADGGVRHIDTSGALDDAGLADLVRQHLDIVVPA is encoded by the coding sequence GTGATCCGCCGACTGGCCCTGATGTCCCTGCCGCTGCTGCTGCTCGGCACCGTGGCGTGTACGCCCGAGACCGACCGGCCCGCCGCCACCGGGGCGGACACGAGCACCAGCCGGCCGTCGCCGTTCGAGGAGTGCACCTCCCTCGTCGCCGAGCCCGGCGCGGTGGACACCGGCACCCCGCAGGGTGATCGGCTGCCCGAGCTGACCCTCACCTGCTTCACCGGTGGCACCCCGGTCGCGCTGCGCGACATCCCCGGCCCGGCCGTGATCAACATCTGGGCCTCCTGGTGCCCGCCCTGCCGCAAGGAACTGCCCGCCTTCCAGCGGCTCAGCGAGCAGACCGAGGGACGACTGCGGGTCGTCGGGGTGAACACCCAGGACAGTCGCAGCGCCGCGCAGTCCGTCGGCGAGGACTTCGGCGTGCGGTTCCCGATGCTGTTCGACCAGGGTAAGGCGTTCCAGCGGGCGCTGGAACGCACCGCGTTCCCGATGACGGTGTTCGTCGGCGCCGACGGCGGTGTCCGGCACATCGACACCTCCGGTGCCCTGGACGACGCCGGCCTCGCCGACCTCGTCCGGCAGCACCTCGACATCGTGGTACCGGCGTGA
- a CDS encoding acyclic terpene utilization AtuA family protein, whose amino-acid sequence MSAPDRRPRTDDVLRVGNASGFYGDRFSAWREMLDGGELDVLTGDYLAELTMLILGRDRMRDPDLGYAKTFLRQLEGCLGTALDRRVALVTNAGGLHPAGLAAAIRALAERLGLPVRVGYVEGDTLARPDALTANAYLGAFGIAACLDAGADVVVTGRVTDASLVVGPAVAHFGWTHDDLDALAGATVAGHLIECGAQVTGGNYSFFTELPDGGHRPGFPVTELRRDGSSVLTKHPGTGGAVTVETVTAQLLYEVAGPAYLGPDVVTRLDTVALRQDGPDRVRVSGVRGTPPPETLKVGVNNLGGFRNSMTFVLCGLDIEAKAALVRTQLEAAVGTDGLEFQVARTDHPDATDTEVASALLHVHLRDGDRTRAGRAFSAAAVELALASYPGCTLTTLPGDATPYGVFTTDTVPQDAVTHVAVLPDGTRRTIPPPPVRRKEGSPVRHQAIAGDPSLHLRAGTRRAPLGELVGARSGDKGGDANLGVWARTDATWAWLRGWLTVARLAELLPETAPLTVRRYELPNLRAVNFVIEGLLGPGVAGSTRFDPQAKALGELLRARLVDLPAELPTGPAPTGRSAG is encoded by the coding sequence GTGAGCGCGCCCGACCGGCGGCCACGCACGGATGACGTGCTGCGGGTAGGCAACGCGTCCGGCTTCTACGGTGACCGGTTCTCCGCCTGGAGGGAGATGCTCGACGGCGGCGAACTGGACGTACTGACCGGCGACTACCTGGCCGAGTTGACCATGCTGATCCTCGGCCGGGACCGGATGCGCGACCCCGACCTCGGGTACGCGAAGACGTTCCTGCGGCAGCTCGAAGGATGCCTCGGCACCGCGCTGGACCGCCGGGTCGCGCTGGTCACCAACGCCGGTGGACTCCACCCGGCGGGGCTGGCCGCCGCGATCCGTGCCCTCGCGGAGCGACTCGGGCTGCCCGTGCGGGTCGGGTACGTCGAGGGCGACACCCTGGCCCGCCCGGACGCGCTCACCGCGAACGCGTACCTCGGGGCGTTCGGTATCGCCGCCTGCCTCGACGCCGGGGCGGACGTGGTGGTGACCGGCCGGGTCACCGACGCCTCCCTGGTGGTCGGCCCGGCCGTGGCCCACTTCGGCTGGACGCACGACGACCTGGACGCGCTGGCCGGCGCCACCGTCGCCGGGCACCTGATCGAGTGCGGGGCCCAGGTCACCGGCGGCAACTACAGCTTCTTCACCGAGCTGCCCGACGGCGGCCACCGGCCCGGCTTCCCCGTCACCGAGCTGCGCCGCGACGGTTCGTCGGTGCTCACCAAGCATCCCGGCACCGGCGGCGCGGTCACCGTGGAGACGGTCACCGCCCAACTGTTGTACGAGGTGGCCGGGCCCGCGTACCTCGGGCCGGACGTGGTGACCCGGCTGGACACGGTCGCGCTGCGCCAGGACGGGCCGGACCGGGTACGCGTCTCCGGTGTCCGGGGCACGCCACCGCCGGAGACGCTCAAGGTGGGCGTCAACAACCTCGGCGGCTTCCGCAACTCGATGACGTTCGTGCTCTGCGGGCTGGACATCGAGGCGAAGGCGGCCCTGGTCCGGACGCAACTGGAGGCGGCGGTCGGCACCGACGGGCTGGAGTTCCAGGTGGCCCGTACCGACCACCCGGACGCGACCGACACCGAGGTGGCGAGTGCGCTGCTGCACGTACACCTGCGGGACGGTGACAGGACGCGGGCCGGACGGGCGTTCTCGGCGGCGGCGGTGGAGCTGGCACTGGCCTCCTATCCCGGCTGCACGCTGACCACGCTGCCCGGCGACGCCACCCCGTACGGCGTCTTCACCACCGACACCGTGCCCCAGGACGCGGTCACCCACGTCGCCGTACTGCCCGACGGCACCCGACGCACCATCCCCCCACCCCCGGTGCGACGTAAGGAGGGGTCCCCTGTACGACACCAGGCGATAGCAGGGGACCCTTCCTTACACCTGAGGGCGGGGACGCGGCGGGCACCGCTCGGGGAGTTGGTCGGGGCGCGCTCGGGCGACAAGGGCGGGGACGCGAACCTCGGCGTGTGGGCGCGTACCGACGCGACGTGGGCCTGGCTGCGCGGGTGGCTGACCGTGGCCCGGCTCGCCGAGTTGCTGCCGGAGACCGCCCCGCTGACCGTGCGGCGCTACGAACTGCCGAACCTGCGGGCGGTCAACTTCGTGATCGAGGGGCTGCTCGGACCAGGGGTGGCCGGTTCGACCCGTTTCGACCCACAGGCCAAGGCGCTCGGTGAGCTGCTCCGCGCCCGGCTGGTCGACCTGCCGGCGGAGTTGCCCACGGGTCCGGCCCCCACCGGGAGGTCGGCGGGATGA
- a CDS encoding adenosylcobinamide amidohydrolase, with the protein MLSEPQVTTRHEDGRDIPLLVWRAVRPLRTVGTGPLGGGLGVRRWVLNATVPMSYDRDDPADHLAGMARRLGLDGPGVGLLTGVDVTEVIARVDTGVQVWATVGLGTPVPAAAPDVAAPAQRVGTVNIVVYVPARLGDAALVNAVATATEAKAQAIADLGLPGTGTPTDAVTVLCPPDGPVSAYGGPRSTWGAPLARAVHAAVSAVGTDTVVPWSDRLQG; encoded by the coding sequence GTGTTGAGTGAGCCGCAGGTGACCACCCGACACGAGGACGGAAGGGACATTCCGCTACTCGTGTGGCGCGCCGTGCGGCCGTTGCGGACGGTCGGCACCGGCCCGCTCGGCGGCGGGCTCGGCGTACGGCGGTGGGTGTTGAACGCGACCGTGCCGATGTCGTACGACCGGGACGACCCCGCCGACCACCTGGCCGGCATGGCCCGGCGGCTCGGCCTCGACGGACCCGGGGTGGGGTTGCTGACCGGTGTCGACGTGACCGAGGTGATCGCTCGGGTCGACACCGGCGTGCAGGTCTGGGCCACCGTCGGCCTGGGTACCCCGGTGCCGGCGGCGGCACCCGACGTGGCGGCCCCGGCCCAGCGGGTCGGCACGGTCAACATCGTGGTGTACGTCCCGGCCCGGCTCGGCGACGCGGCCCTGGTCAACGCGGTGGCCACGGCGACCGAGGCGAAGGCGCAGGCGATCGCGGACCTCGGGCTGCCCGGCACCGGCACCCCGACGGACGCGGTCACCGTGCTCTGCCCACCGGACGGGCCGGTCAGTGCGTACGGCGGCCCGCGCTCGACCTGGGGAGCGCCGCTGGCCCGCGCGGTGCACGCCGCGGTGTCGGCGGTCGGCACCGACACCGTCGTCCCATGGTCGGATCGGCTCCAGGGCTGA
- a CDS encoding CapA family protein, whose translation MLLFAGCADLGQEPVWQPGAGGGTGGPVESTPPKVKTISLSATGDIVMGNAPNRLPPDGGKGFFDSVKKAISADVAMGNLEEPLTVDTGTGKCGADSTRCFQFRAPPEYAAHLADAGFDLLNQANNHGYDFGPKGYENTQKALEEHDLAHTGAPDQITVVEADGVKVAVAGFSSYRWSNSLVDIPSAKKVVEKAATMADIVVVQVHMGAEGSEMTRTRPGTEMFLGENRGDPIKFSRAMIDSGADLIVGHGPHVLRGMEFYKGRLIAYSLGNFAGGGGMLSNNGRLGWGGVLKVTLEPDGTWSGGSFVSTYMNGIGKPTTDPDDRGLGLLRELTKLDFPETGAQFTKAGKISPPDEG comes from the coding sequence ATGCTGCTGTTCGCCGGTTGTGCCGATCTCGGTCAGGAGCCGGTCTGGCAGCCGGGCGCGGGCGGTGGGACCGGTGGGCCGGTCGAGTCGACCCCGCCCAAGGTCAAGACCATTTCGCTCTCCGCCACCGGTGACATCGTGATGGGCAACGCGCCCAACCGGCTGCCGCCCGACGGCGGGAAGGGCTTCTTCGACTCGGTCAAGAAGGCGATCTCCGCCGACGTGGCGATGGGCAACCTGGAAGAGCCGTTGACGGTGGACACCGGCACCGGCAAGTGCGGGGCCGACTCCACCCGGTGCTTCCAGTTCCGCGCGCCGCCGGAGTACGCCGCGCACCTCGCCGACGCCGGGTTCGACCTGCTCAACCAGGCCAACAACCACGGCTACGACTTCGGGCCCAAGGGGTACGAGAACACCCAGAAGGCGCTGGAGGAGCACGACCTGGCGCACACCGGCGCGCCCGACCAGATCACGGTGGTCGAGGCCGACGGCGTCAAGGTCGCGGTGGCCGGCTTCTCGTCGTACCGCTGGTCGAACAGCCTGGTCGACATCCCGTCCGCGAAGAAGGTCGTCGAGAAGGCCGCCACGATGGCCGACATCGTCGTGGTGCAGGTGCACATGGGGGCCGAGGGTTCGGAGATGACCCGTACCCGCCCGGGCACCGAGATGTTCCTCGGCGAGAACCGGGGCGACCCGATCAAGTTCTCCCGCGCGATGATCGACTCCGGCGCCGACCTGATCGTCGGCCACGGCCCGCACGTGCTGCGGGGCATGGAGTTCTACAAGGGCCGACTGATCGCGTACAGCCTGGGCAACTTCGCCGGGGGCGGCGGCATGCTCAGCAACAACGGCCGCCTCGGCTGGGGCGGGGTGCTCAAGGTGACCCTCGAACCGGACGGCACCTGGTCCGGCGGGTCGTTCGTCTCGACGTACATGAACGGCATCGGCAAGCCGACCACGGACCCGGACGACCGGGGCCTCGGCCTGCTCCGTGAACTCACCAAGCTCGACTTCCCGGAGACCGGCGCCCAGTTCACCAAGGCGGGCAAGATCAGTCCGCCGGACGAGGGCTGA
- a CDS encoding TetR/AcrR family transcriptional regulator: protein MPPASTRVPQQQRSRATRARLLEATVECLVEHGWSGTTTTVVAARAGVSRGAQLHHYPTRAALVTAAVAHLTERRAAELRAEAEALPAGPRRLDRVVDLLAAAFTGPLFAAALELWVAARTDAELRAALLPLETRVGREMHRLTVELLGVDERRPGVREAVQATLDLLRGLGVANLLSDDSARRAALLHAWKHQFTTLLTPADDLPEGERD from the coding sequence GTGCCTCCCGCATCGACCCGCGTCCCTCAGCAACAGCGCAGCCGTGCCACCCGGGCTCGGCTGCTGGAGGCGACCGTCGAGTGCCTGGTCGAGCATGGCTGGTCCGGCACCACGACCACGGTCGTGGCGGCCCGGGCCGGAGTCTCCCGAGGCGCCCAACTGCACCACTACCCGACCCGGGCCGCCCTGGTCACCGCCGCCGTGGCACACCTCACCGAACGCCGGGCGGCCGAGCTGCGGGCCGAGGCGGAGGCACTGCCGGCCGGCCCCCGCCGGCTGGACCGGGTGGTCGACCTGCTCGCCGCCGCCTTCACCGGGCCGCTCTTCGCGGCCGCCCTCGAACTCTGGGTGGCCGCCCGCACCGACGCCGAACTGCGTGCCGCGTTGCTGCCGCTGGAGACCCGGGTCGGGCGCGAGATGCACCGCCTGACCGTCGAGCTGCTCGGCGTGGACGAGCGACGGCCGGGCGTACGCGAGGCGGTGCAGGCCACCCTCGACCTGCTCCGGGGCCTCGGGGTGGCCAACCTGCTCAGCGACGACTCGGCCCGCCGGGCCGCCCTGCTCCACGCCTGGAAACACCAGTTCACCACCCTGCTCACCCCCGCCGACGACCTGCCGGAAGGCGAGCGGGACTGA
- a CDS encoding acyl-CoA dehydrogenase family protein yields the protein MTIVDTPERRQLRELTRAFVTREVLPYLADWERAGEVPRALHVTAARTGLLGVGFPESVGGSGGDLLDSIVVTEEIIRAGGSSGLVAALFTHGIALPHMVAAAGGRLGGTLPGAAGPPVPRTPADDDLVDRYVRPTLAGTTIGALAVTEPETGSDVAGIRTHARRDGDQYVVNGAKTYITSGVRADFVTTAVRTGPPGGGELSLLVIEKGAPGFTVGRRLEKLGWHCSDTAELSFVDVRVPVTNRIGEEGTAFLAIMQHFAAERLSLATQAYAIAQRCVELSVRWCRDRSTFGRPLVGRQVVRHRLAEMHTRAEAARAYVHEVAARVVAGEPVVTEVAMAKNVAVAASDWVVDQALQLHGGFGYLRDAEVERHYRDARILGIGGGTTEIMNEIVAKGIGL from the coding sequence ATGACCATCGTGGACACGCCGGAGCGGCGTCAGTTGCGCGAACTGACCCGGGCCTTCGTGACCCGGGAGGTGCTGCCGTACCTGGCCGACTGGGAGAGGGCCGGCGAGGTGCCCCGCGCGCTGCACGTCACCGCCGCGCGGACCGGGCTGCTCGGCGTCGGCTTTCCGGAGTCGGTCGGCGGCAGCGGCGGCGACCTGCTCGACTCGATCGTCGTCACCGAGGAGATCATCCGCGCCGGCGGCTCGTCGGGGCTGGTCGCGGCCCTGTTCACACACGGCATCGCGCTGCCGCACATGGTCGCCGCAGCCGGCGGTCGGCTCGGCGGCACGCTCCCGGGCGCGGCCGGGCCACCGGTGCCGCGCACGCCGGCCGATGACGACCTGGTCGACCGGTACGTCCGACCGACGCTCGCCGGCACCACGATCGGCGCGCTCGCCGTCACCGAGCCGGAGACCGGTTCCGACGTCGCCGGGATCCGCACCCACGCCCGCCGCGACGGCGACCAGTACGTCGTCAACGGTGCGAAGACGTACATCACCAGCGGTGTCCGGGCGGACTTCGTGACCACGGCGGTCCGCACCGGCCCACCGGGCGGCGGCGAGTTGAGCCTGCTGGTGATCGAGAAGGGCGCGCCCGGGTTCACCGTGGGGCGTCGGCTGGAGAAGCTCGGCTGGCACTGCTCGGACACCGCCGAACTCTCCTTCGTCGACGTACGCGTCCCGGTGACGAACCGGATCGGTGAGGAGGGCACCGCCTTTCTCGCGATCATGCAGCATTTCGCCGCCGAGCGGCTCTCCCTGGCCACCCAGGCGTACGCGATCGCGCAGCGCTGCGTCGAGTTGAGCGTGCGCTGGTGCCGGGACCGGTCCACGTTCGGTCGTCCGCTGGTCGGTCGACAGGTGGTCCGGCACCGGCTGGCCGAGATGCACACCCGCGCCGAGGCCGCCCGCGCGTACGTGCACGAGGTGGCCGCCCGGGTCGTCGCCGGGGAGCCGGTGGTGACCGAGGTGGCGATGGCCAAGAACGTGGCCGTGGCGGCGAGCGACTGGGTGGTCGACCAGGCCCTGCAACTGCACGGCGGGTTCGGCTACCTGCGCGACGCCGAGGTGGAGCGGCACTACCGGGACGCCCGGATCCTCGGCATCGGGGGCGGCACCACCGAGATCATGAACGAGATCGTCGCGAAGGGCATCGGTCTATGA
- a CDS encoding acyl-CoA carboxylase subunit beta, translating into MTTLESTVDLTSPPHRANREALRDRIAELDAALDQARAGGGEKYVTRHRARGKLLPRERIELLLDRDGPFLELSPVAAYGTDFPVGASVVTGIGVVEGVECMIVANDPTVRGGAVNPWSLAKTRRAGEIALANRLPMVNLVESAGADLPTQAEIFIPGGRVFRDLTRLSAEKIPTVSVVFGNATAGGAYVPGMSDFTIMIRERSQVYLAGPPLVKMATGEDADDESLGGAAMHATRSGLADFLAADERDGIRLARQCVRRLNWRKQGPGPRTPHPRPPRHDPEELLGIVSADLKVPFDPREVLARLLDGSEFDEFKPAYGTALVTGWGELHGFPVGVLANARGVLFSEEAQKATQFIQLANAADTPLIFLQNTTGYMVGTEYEQRGIIKHGALMINAVSNSTVPHLTVNLGASYGAGNYGMCGRAYEPRFLFTWPNAKSAVMGPAQLAGVLSIVARQAAAARGQEFDEDSDAAMRMMVEQQIESQSGALFLSGRLYDDGVIDPRDTRTVLGLCLSAVHNAPVRGAAGFGVFRM; encoded by the coding sequence ATGACCACGTTGGAGAGCACGGTCGACCTCACCTCACCGCCCCACCGGGCCAACCGGGAGGCGTTGCGGGACCGGATCGCCGAGCTGGACGCCGCGCTCGACCAGGCACGTGCCGGTGGTGGCGAGAAGTACGTGACCCGCCACCGCGCACGCGGGAAGCTGCTGCCGCGCGAGCGCATCGAGCTGCTGCTGGACCGGGACGGCCCGTTCCTGGAGCTGTCGCCGGTGGCCGCGTACGGCACGGACTTCCCGGTCGGGGCCAGCGTGGTGACCGGGATCGGGGTGGTCGAGGGCGTCGAGTGCATGATCGTGGCGAACGACCCGACCGTACGCGGCGGTGCGGTGAACCCGTGGTCGCTGGCGAAGACCCGGCGGGCCGGGGAGATCGCGCTGGCCAATCGGCTGCCGATGGTCAACCTGGTCGAGTCGGCCGGCGCGGACCTGCCCACCCAGGCGGAGATCTTCATCCCGGGCGGCCGGGTGTTCCGTGACCTGACCCGACTCTCGGCCGAGAAGATCCCGACGGTCAGCGTGGTCTTCGGCAACGCCACCGCCGGTGGCGCGTACGTGCCCGGGATGTCGGACTTCACCATCATGATCCGGGAGCGTTCGCAGGTCTATCTGGCCGGGCCGCCGCTGGTGAAGATGGCCACCGGGGAGGACGCCGACGACGAGTCGCTCGGTGGTGCGGCGATGCACGCCACCCGTAGCGGCCTGGCCGACTTCCTCGCCGCCGACGAGCGGGACGGCATCCGGCTGGCCCGGCAGTGTGTCCGCCGGCTGAACTGGCGCAAGCAGGGGCCGGGGCCGCGTACGCCGCACCCGCGCCCGCCCCGGCACGACCCGGAGGAGTTGCTCGGCATCGTCAGCGCCGACCTGAAGGTGCCGTTCGATCCACGTGAGGTGCTCGCCCGGCTGCTCGACGGCAGCGAGTTCGACGAGTTCAAACCGGCGTACGGCACGGCCCTGGTCACCGGGTGGGGCGAGCTGCACGGGTTCCCGGTCGGCGTGCTGGCGAACGCCCGGGGGGTGCTGTTCAGCGAGGAGGCGCAGAAGGCGACGCAGTTCATCCAGCTCGCCAACGCCGCCGACACACCGTTGATCTTCCTGCAGAACACCACCGGCTACATGGTCGGCACCGAGTACGAGCAGCGCGGCATCATCAAGCACGGCGCGCTGATGATCAATGCGGTGTCGAACTCGACGGTGCCGCACCTGACGGTCAACCTGGGCGCCTCGTACGGGGCCGGAAACTACGGCATGTGCGGCCGGGCGTACGAGCCGAGGTTCCTGTTCACCTGGCCGAACGCGAAGTCCGCGGTGATGGGCCCGGCCCAGTTGGCCGGCGTGCTCTCCATCGTGGCCCGGCAGGCCGCCGCCGCCCGGGGCCAGGAGTTCGACGAGGACTCCGACGCCGCCATGCGGATGATGGTCGAGCAGCAGATCGAGTCCCAGTCCGGCGCGCTGTTCCTCTCCGGACGGCTCTACGACGACGGGGTGATCGACCCCCGGGACACCCGTACCGTCCTCGGGCTCTGCCTGTCGGCCGTGCACAACGCGCCGGTACGCGGTGCCGCCGGCTTCGGCGTCTTCCGGATGTGA
- a CDS encoding TIGR03084 family metal-binding protein — MVDLAVLLTDLAAESAQLDALVATLPATEWERPTPAAGWTVAHQIAHLAWTDHVSHLAATDPDAFHASVAAAPDPARLVDAGAEAFLAPPDALLNRWRDGRRTLAASLAAAPAGQKLPWYGTRMSPASMATARIMETWAHGEDVADALGVSRPATARLRHIAYLGSRTVGHSFAAHGRAVPTAPVRVELLAPTGDTWAFGPPDAGDRVTGAARDFCLLVTRRRHRADTALVADGPVADAWLDVAQAFAGPPGPAPTPRSPGDDRAGARA; from the coding sequence ATGGTCGACCTGGCCGTACTCCTCACGGATCTGGCCGCCGAGTCCGCGCAGCTCGACGCGCTCGTCGCGACCCTGCCCGCGACGGAGTGGGAGCGCCCCACCCCGGCAGCGGGCTGGACCGTCGCCCACCAGATCGCCCACCTGGCCTGGACCGACCACGTGTCCCACCTGGCCGCGACCGACCCGGACGCGTTCCACGCCTCGGTCGCCGCCGCGCCGGACCCGGCCCGTCTGGTCGACGCCGGGGCGGAAGCGTTCCTCGCCCCGCCGGACGCGCTGCTGAACCGCTGGCGGGACGGCCGCCGCACGCTCGCGGCGTCGCTCGCCGCCGCACCGGCCGGACAGAAGCTGCCCTGGTACGGCACCCGGATGTCGCCCGCCTCGATGGCCACCGCACGGATCATGGAGACCTGGGCGCACGGCGAGGACGTGGCCGACGCGCTGGGTGTGTCCCGGCCCGCCACCGCCCGGCTACGGCACATCGCGTACCTGGGCTCCCGGACAGTCGGGCACAGCTTCGCCGCGCACGGCCGGGCGGTGCCGACGGCGCCGGTCCGGGTCGAGCTGCTGGCGCCTACCGGCGACACCTGGGCCTTCGGCCCGCCGGACGCGGGCGACCGGGTCACCGGCGCGGCGCGCGACTTCTGCCTGCTGGTGACCCGACGCCGGCACCGGGCCGACACCGCCCTGGTGGCCGACGGACCGGTGGCCGACGCGTGGCTGGACGTGGCGCAGGCGTTCGCCGGCCCACCCGGCCCGGCCCCCACGCCCCGGTCGCCGGGCGACGACCGTGCCGGAGCCCGCGCGTGA